A single genomic interval of Ramlibacter sp. harbors:
- a CDS encoding LysR family transcriptional regulator, which translates to MDQLTLDDFALFARVAALQSLSAAARERNVSASQVSRALARIEAGAGAQLAHRTTHGLSLTDDGELFLEHSQRILREHQQLQDSLGGRRGTVSGTVHIGVSQLLAQHVLIPHLASLRLKHPQLQVNLHVDDRLVGMADEGLDIAVRAGIPPPDTVIARPLGSHGRALYAAPAYLRRHGTPRTPHDLKDHTLIGNTASPSHNRWTFEVEGAPLTLTVAAPLRVNSSAAVVSLALAGAGIARINDVLGRQLVEQGLLKPVLARHGVPGEHPIYAAILAERHRATRIRATMDYLQTCFAAFMKPRAPAGG; encoded by the coding sequence ATGGACCAACTGACCCTTGACGATTTCGCCCTGTTCGCGCGCGTGGCGGCGCTGCAGTCGCTCTCGGCGGCCGCGCGCGAGCGCAACGTGTCGGCCAGCCAGGTGTCGCGGGCGCTGGCCCGCATCGAAGCCGGCGCTGGTGCACAGCTGGCCCACCGCACCACGCATGGGCTGTCACTCACCGACGATGGCGAGCTGTTCCTGGAGCACTCCCAGCGCATCCTGCGCGAGCACCAGCAGTTGCAGGACAGCCTGGGCGGCCGCCGGGGCACGGTGAGCGGCACGGTCCACATCGGGGTCAGCCAGCTGCTGGCCCAGCACGTGCTGATCCCGCACCTGGCCAGCCTGCGCCTGAAGCACCCGCAACTGCAGGTGAACCTGCATGTGGATGACCGGCTGGTCGGCATGGCCGACGAAGGCCTGGACATCGCGGTGCGCGCCGGCATCCCGCCACCCGACACGGTGATTGCCCGGCCCCTGGGCAGCCACGGCCGCGCCCTGTACGCGGCGCCGGCCTACCTGCGCCGCCATGGCACGCCGCGCACCCCCCACGATCTGAAGGACCACACGCTGATCGGCAACACGGCGTCGCCCAGCCACAACCGCTGGACCTTTGAGGTGGAGGGCGCGCCGCTCACGCTCACGGTGGCGGCGCCGCTGCGGGTCAACAGCAGCGCGGCCGTGGTGTCGCTGGCGCTCGCGGGCGCCGGCATCGCCCGCATCAATGACGTGCTGGGCCGCCAGCTGGTGGAACAGGGTCTGCTCAAGCCGGTGCTCGCGCGCCACGGCGTGCCGGGCGAGCACCCGATCTACGCGGCCATCCTGGCGGAGCGCCACCGCGCCACCCGAATCCGCGCCACCATGGACTACCTGCAGACCTGCTTCGCGGCCTTCATGAAGCCGCGCGCGCCGGCCGGCGGCTGA
- a CDS encoding NAD(P)-dependent oxidoreductase, translating to MSSINARTYEPIQSQTVAFVGLGVMGFPMAGHLAKAGHSVTVYNRSAAKAEAWVAEFGGRAAPTPREAAAGADIVFCCVGNDDDLRSVVLGADGALAGMKPGAVLVDHTTASANVARELHAAARQLGLHFVDAPVSGGQAGAQNGLLTVMCGGDTAAFDAVKPTGMAFARAFTRLGDSGAGQLAKMVNQIAIAGLVQGLSEAIAFGQKAGLDMTQVLEVIGKGAAQSWQMDNRGKTMIADQFEFGFAVDWMRKDLGLVLDEAKRNGARVPVTALVDQFYADVQALGGQRWDTSSLIRRLK from the coding sequence ATGTCTTCCATCAACGCCCGGACCTACGAACCCATCCAATCCCAGACCGTCGCCTTTGTGGGCCTTGGTGTCATGGGTTTCCCCATGGCGGGTCACCTGGCCAAGGCCGGCCACTCGGTCACGGTGTACAACCGCAGCGCCGCCAAGGCCGAAGCATGGGTGGCCGAGTTTGGCGGCCGGGCTGCGCCCACGCCGCGCGAGGCGGCCGCCGGGGCCGACATCGTGTTCTGCTGCGTCGGCAATGACGACGACCTGCGTTCCGTGGTGCTGGGCGCGGACGGCGCGCTGGCCGGCATGAAACCGGGCGCGGTGCTGGTGGACCACACCACGGCCTCGGCCAATGTGGCGCGCGAGCTTCACGCGGCGGCGCGCCAGCTGGGCCTGCATTTCGTCGATGCCCCGGTCTCCGGCGGCCAGGCGGGCGCCCAGAATGGCTTGCTGACCGTGATGTGCGGCGGCGACACCGCGGCGTTTGACGCGGTCAAGCCCACCGGCATGGCTTTTGCGCGGGCCTTCACGCGGCTGGGCGACAGTGGCGCCGGCCAGCTGGCCAAGATGGTCAACCAGATCGCCATTGCAGGCCTGGTGCAGGGCCTGAGCGAGGCCATTGCCTTCGGGCAAAAGGCCGGGCTGGACATGACCCAGGTGCTGGAGGTGATCGGCAAGGGCGCGGCCCAGAGCTGGCAGATGGACAATCGTGGCAAGACCATGATTGCCGACCAGTTCGAGTTCGGCTTCGCCGTGGACTGGATGCGCAAGGACCTCGGGCTGGTGCTGGACGAGGCCAAGCGCAACGGCGCCCGGGTGCCCGTCACGGCGCTGGTGGACCAGTTCTATGCCGA
- a CDS encoding tautomerase family protein: protein MPLVRIDLPAAVMPRAAAVSDAVHQAMVQTFNVPPDDRFQTITPRAAGELVCTPEFLGVRHGDSVAFVQITCAPGRSLDMKKALYARIAADVARHGGLEPADVVINLVESARENWSFGNGLAQYAL, encoded by the coding sequence ATGCCTCTCGTTCGAATTGACCTTCCCGCCGCCGTGATGCCCCGTGCGGCCGCCGTCTCCGACGCCGTCCACCAGGCGATGGTGCAGACCTTCAACGTGCCGCCGGACGACCGGTTCCAGACCATCACCCCGCGCGCCGCCGGCGAACTGGTGTGCACGCCGGAATTCCTGGGCGTGCGGCATGGCGACTCCGTGGCATTCGTGCAGATCACCTGCGCCCCGGGCCGCAGCCTGGACATGAAGAAGGCGCTGTATGCGCGCATTGCCGCCGATGTGGCCCGCCACGGCGGACTCGAGCCGGCCGACGTGGTCATCAACCTCGTGGAGTCAGCGCGCGAGAACTGGTCTTTCGGCAACGGGCTGGCGCAGTACGCGCTCTAG